The following proteins are co-located in the Candidatus Coatesbacteria bacterium genome:
- a CDS encoding tetratricopeptide repeat protein — MAKRLNLGPEIERYTQILARDPNSLAFVPLADAYRKSGLYEEAFAVLKRGLANRSDYLPAQIVLGKCYLDLGNYPKAEATFRSVLRSDPDNLVALDCVALMRKRQRRLGEAATVYRRILELDPSNRAAREKLDKLEGQRPGSDEDVIELDLDSPAVEESEAYRATDEETTEIAAIDFDQVMREDEPSTESSAAADGGTAAQVPESAGREEVLDLREAAPEVDLHEDDLLPEPIEPERSNEVVDIEAEFGVAPEPVDDEPKPESGSGTEPREKADGDDELEVDVASAFAEDEYESPPAARASSAEPQEPETPVDEAEEEPPADRPVPPPPREEELPPEEPRTEVMEEEDVPPVQPPIKDELPPSRDEPSVPNLGAFTEWLSDIAERKQSQDDDKESDSGN, encoded by the coding sequence ATGGCCAAGCGGCTCAACCTCGGCCCAGAGATCGAGCGTTACACGCAGATTCTGGCACGGGATCCCAACTCCCTGGCCTTCGTTCCGTTGGCCGACGCCTACCGCAAAAGCGGCCTCTACGAGGAAGCCTTTGCGGTGCTCAAGCGCGGTCTGGCAAACCGCAGCGACTATCTGCCGGCCCAGATCGTGCTGGGCAAGTGCTACCTCGACCTCGGTAACTACCCCAAGGCTGAGGCGACCTTCCGCAGTGTACTGCGCAGCGATCCGGACAACCTGGTGGCCCTGGACTGCGTGGCCCTGATGCGCAAGCGCCAGCGCCGCCTGGGCGAAGCCGCCACGGTCTACCGCCGCATCCTGGAGCTCGATCCCTCCAACCGCGCCGCGCGGGAAAAGCTGGACAAGCTGGAGGGTCAGCGTCCGGGAAGCGATGAAGATGTCATTGAACTCGATCTTGATTCCCCCGCCGTCGAGGAGAGCGAGGCTTACCGCGCGACGGACGAGGAGACCACCGAGATCGCCGCGATCGACTTCGACCAGGTAATGCGCGAGGACGAACCGTCGACCGAATCATCGGCCGCTGCAGACGGGGGGACCGCCGCGCAGGTCCCGGAGTCCGCCGGACGGGAAGAGGTGCTCGATCTGCGCGAAGCGGCGCCGGAAGTGGACCTGCACGAAGACGACCTGTTGCCCGAACCCATCGAACCCGAACGCAGCAACGAGGTCGTCGATATCGAGGCTGAATTCGGCGTGGCACCGGAACCCGTCGACGATGAACCGAAGCCCGAATCGGGGTCCGGGACGGAGCCCCGGGAAAAGGCGGACGGGGACGATGAGCTCGAGGTCGACGTGGCCTCCGCCTTCGCCGAGGACGAGTACGAGAGCCCTCCCGCCGCCAGGGCATCCTCCGCAGAACCGCAGGAGCCGGAAACGCCGGTCGACGAGGCCGAGGAAGAGCCGCCCGCCGACCGCCCCGTCCCGCCGCCGCCCCGTGAGGAAGAGTTGCCTCCCGAAGAGCCGCGCACCGAGGTTATGGAAGAAGAAGACGTTCCTCCCGTCCAGCCGCCGATCAAAGACGAGTTGCCCCCCAGCCGCGATGAACCCAGCGTCCCCAACCTGGGAGCCTTCACCGAATGGTTGAGCGATATCGCCGAACGCAAGCAGTCGCAAGACGACGACAAGGAGTCCGATAGTGGTAATTGA
- the rsfS gene encoding ribosome silencing factor has protein sequence MGPGPWTRERRDPLRRALPHHRPPPAHAAALRPDAGRRRRRNPGLPRRRGVARRGRRGSPDGPAGPPATYDGLRPSTRRPGPSPRPQPNRTPRAAPPLTKPGRTTITNQAKPEGPELVRLIAHILDRGKAEDLLALDLRGMAAMSDFFLIAGGQTDNHVRALVKQLDRELKQRGVAPVHREGEQNCNWVLLDFFDVIVHLFRRPVREYYDLERLWGDAPELELELPDEPASTSSTD, from the coding sequence ATGGGCCCTGGACCATGGACTCGAGAACGCCGAGATCCTCTTCGCCGTGCGCTACCACACCATCGGCCACCTCCTGCCCACGCCGCTGCTCTGCGCCCTGATGCTGGCCGACGCCGTCGAAGAAACCCGGGATTACCCCGGCGTCGAGGAGTTGCGCGCCGCGGCCGCCGAGGATCCCCTGACGGCCCTGCTGGTCCGCCTGCGACATACGACGGACTACGTCCGTCGACGCGGCGGCCGGGTCCATCCCCACGCCCTCAGCCAAATCGAACTCCTCGAGCGGCTCCACCACTGACCAAACCCGGGAGGACGACCATCACCAACCAGGCCAAACCCGAAGGCCCCGAGCTGGTCCGCCTGATCGCCCACATCCTGGACCGCGGCAAGGCCGAGGACCTGTTGGCCCTCGATCTGCGCGGGATGGCGGCGATGAGCGACTTCTTCCTCATCGCCGGCGGCCAGACCGACAACCACGTCCGCGCCCTGGTCAAGCAGCTCGACAGGGAGCTCAAGCAGCGCGGTGTGGCCCCCGTTCATCGCGAGGGCGAGCAGAACTGCAACTGGGTACTGCTCGATTTCTTCGACGTCATCGTCCATCTCTTCCGCCGGCCCGTGCGCGAATACTACGACCTGGAGCGCCTCTGGGGCGATGCGCCCGAACTGGAACTCGAGCTGCCCGACGAGCCCGCCTCGACCTCCTCCACGGACTGA
- a CDS encoding 23S rRNA (pseudouridine(1915)-N(3))-methyltransferase RlmH has translation MFAVRLITVDPTRRDFIRRGVGFYLQRLQRFCDFELLELRSPPVREGAKGAVAAARRHAAEAVADKLKAEHQLVQLDPRGKVLSSEAFAARLDDWRLTRTGLDLALGGAHGLEPLPGAFRLSLGPWTLPHELARLVVVEGLYRAFTILSGHPYHKG, from the coding sequence ATGTTCGCCGTCCGCCTGATCACCGTCGATCCCACACGGCGCGACTTCATCCGCCGGGGGGTCGGCTTCTACCTCCAGCGGCTGCAGCGCTTCTGCGACTTCGAGCTCCTCGAGCTGCGCTCCCCGCCGGTGCGCGAGGGCGCGAAAGGCGCCGTCGCCGCCGCCCGCCGGCATGCCGCCGAGGCCGTCGCCGACAAACTGAAAGCCGAACACCAGCTCGTTCAGCTCGACCCGCGGGGCAAGGTCCTCTCCAGCGAGGCCTTCGCCGCCCGCCTCGACGACTGGCGTCTGACCCGCACCGGACTCGACCTGGCCCTCGGCGGCGCCCACGGTCTGGAGCCCCTGCCCGGGGCCTTCCGCCTCTCCCTCGGACCCTGGACCCTGCCCCACGAGCTGGCCCGCCTCGTCGTCGTCGAGGGCCTCTACCGCGCCTTCACCATCCTCAGCGGCCACCCCTACCACAAGGGCTGA